One stretch of Periplaneta americana isolate PAMFEO1 chromosome 1, P.americana_PAMFEO1_priV1, whole genome shotgun sequence DNA includes these proteins:
- the LOC138698655 gene encoding ADP-ribosylation factor-like protein 6-interacting protein 4, with protein sequence MAFMMPVVKNDWDIYKSNRSRRSSECSNPQSCRSRKVSECSKSEGPSLSTSPGSDFIVGSPAHRSVPMAMSSSSRQYSRASSRASQSSLQSPSKSASSSPPKSGSQSSLNKFHNRLVDKLKRSLRGKDAAEGADPARTSS encoded by the coding sequence ATGGCCTTCATGATGCCTGTAGTGAAGAACGACTGGGACATCTACAAGTCGAACCGGTCGCGGCGCAGCTCCGAGTGCTCCAACCCGCAGTCCTGCCGCAGCCGCAAGGTATCGGAGTGCTCCAAGTCGGAGGGGCCCAGCCTCTCCACGTCGCCCGGCAGCGACTTCATCGTGGGGTCTCCGGCCCACCGCTCCGTGCCCATGGCCATGTCGTCGTCGTCGCGGCAGTACTCCAGGGCGTCGTCCAGGGCGTCGCAGTCCAGCCTGCAGTCCCCCAGCAAGTCGGCGTCGTCGTCGCCCCCCAAGTCGGGGTCGCAGTCCTCGCTCAACAAGTTCCACAACCGCCTGGTGGACAAGCTGAAGCGCTCGCTGCGCGGCAAGGACGCGGCCGAGGGCGCAGACCCCGCGCGGACGTCGTCCTGA